One part of the Arachidicoccus terrestris genome encodes these proteins:
- a CDS encoding C1 family peptidase, producing the protein MKRTFLSAFAVLLTVSMATAQVNLVNKASENATDAAKQGFQFTNVIDLSTTPVENQGSSGTCWSYSANSFLESEMIKNGQAPIHLSKIYTVRQAYMEKANAYVLMQGGLNWGDGGEGHDVINMYAKYGTLPESVYTGLVHGKKINHFGPMQKKLKALLDSVIAIKGQIDPAAWKAEFKKILDDSLGAVPESFQYNGKTYTPETFAKEVAHLDANNYVEFISQTSTPYYQKAMMMASDNWAYQWDYNITPKDMTDIIDNALKNGYTVGWGADVSEPYFSWPNGVAFVPQNAQALEGKKLTRDEKAAIYNGDRTELNVTPELRQKGLEDYTTTDDHGMHIVGMAKDQDGKEFYIVKNSWGTKNDYKGFLYVSKAYVQYKTTSMLVNKKAVPKGLAKKMSL; encoded by the coding sequence ATGAAAAGAACGTTTCTTTCAGCTTTTGCGGTGCTCCTGACGGTATCCATGGCTACTGCGCAAGTGAACCTGGTTAACAAAGCGAGTGAAAATGCAACAGATGCTGCAAAACAAGGATTCCAGTTTACAAACGTGATTGATCTTTCAACCACTCCTGTTGAGAATCAAGGCTCTTCCGGCACTTGTTGGAGTTATTCTGCTAATTCCTTCCTGGAATCAGAAATGATCAAAAACGGCCAGGCACCTATTCACCTTTCCAAAATCTATACAGTCCGTCAGGCTTATATGGAAAAGGCCAATGCTTATGTGCTGATGCAGGGTGGTCTGAACTGGGGAGATGGCGGTGAAGGGCATGATGTGATTAATATGTATGCTAAATACGGAACACTGCCAGAATCAGTCTATACAGGTTTGGTTCATGGGAAAAAGATTAATCATTTCGGTCCAATGCAAAAGAAACTGAAAGCATTACTGGATTCTGTAATCGCTATTAAAGGACAGATCGATCCGGCTGCCTGGAAGGCCGAATTCAAAAAGATCCTGGATGATAGTCTGGGTGCCGTGCCTGAGTCTTTTCAATATAACGGTAAGACATATACCCCGGAAACCTTCGCTAAAGAAGTCGCTCATCTTGATGCAAATAATTACGTAGAGTTTATTTCTCAGACTTCGACACCATATTATCAGAAAGCGATGATGATGGCCTCTGATAACTGGGCTTATCAGTGGGATTACAACATCACGCCTAAAGACATGACTGATATTATTGATAATGCCCTGAAAAATGGTTATACAGTAGGCTGGGGTGCGGATGTTTCTGAGCCTTATTTTAGCTGGCCAAACGGCGTGGCTTTTGTACCTCAAAATGCCCAGGCATTAGAGGGTAAAAAGCTGACCCGTGATGAGAAGGCTGCCATTTATAACGGTGACCGCACAGAATTGAATGTGACTCCTGAACTGCGCCAAAAAGGTCTGGAAGATTACACAACTACTGATGATCATGGTATGCATATCGTTGGAATGGCTAAAGACCAGGATGGCAAAGAGTTTTATATTGTAAAGAATTCATGGGGAACCAAAAACGATTACAAAGGTTTCCTATATGTGTCCAAAGCCTATGTTCAGTATAAGACCACTTCTATGCTGGTGAATAAAAAGGCAGTGCCTAAAGGACTAGCAAAGAAAATGTCCTTATAA
- a CDS encoding M15 family metallopeptidase, translated as MMHRIHTQKTALPNRCRTGLSTMSAVTTVWGYRHLYACLLSIWMLFPVLNVLNAQTYKINKYGLKVIEDIKGYRTRVKTYPNLILEPLAGFVPHLKTDFVYATPRNFTGTVLYEAPAAYLRRPAAIALKKIAVRLEKMGYGLLVYDAYRPYSVTVKMWKVVPDDRYAADPRHGSGHNRGLSVDLTLYDLITGKTVPMPTPFDDFTQKAHQDYKDLPYKVLKNRELLKKVMMEGGFKPLRTEWWHFSYPGSNNLYYLMDLPFDAL; from the coding sequence ATGATGCATAGAATCCATACACAAAAAACTGCGCTACCCAACCGTTGCCGTACCGGGCTGTCAACTATGTCTGCAGTGACGACGGTATGGGGCTATCGGCACCTATATGCCTGCCTGTTGAGTATATGGATGCTCTTTCCGGTACTTAATGTCTTAAATGCCCAAACATACAAAATAAATAAATATGGTTTGAAAGTAATTGAAGATATTAAAGGGTACCGTACAAGAGTTAAAACCTATCCTAATTTGATACTCGAGCCATTGGCAGGCTTCGTCCCACACCTGAAAACTGATTTTGTGTACGCTACGCCACGTAATTTTACAGGTACAGTTCTTTACGAGGCGCCGGCAGCATATCTCAGGAGACCGGCAGCCATAGCTCTGAAAAAGATAGCTGTCCGTTTAGAAAAAATGGGATATGGCCTCCTGGTCTATGACGCCTATCGACCTTATAGTGTTACTGTCAAGATGTGGAAAGTGGTACCGGATGACCGCTATGCCGCTGACCCTCGGCATGGCAGTGGCCATAACAGAGGGCTCTCGGTTGACCTTACCCTGTATGACCTTATAACCGGTAAGACAGTTCCGATGCCAACGCCGTTTGATGATTTTACCCAGAAAGCGCATCAGGATTATAAGGATTTACCCTATAAAGTTTTGAAAAACAGGGAGTTGTTAAAAAAGGTGATGATGGAAGGTGGGTTCAAACCGTTGAGAACGGAATGGTGGCATTTTTCCTATCCAGGTAGTAATAACCTATATTATTTAATGGACCTGCCTTTTGATGCTCTTTAA